A genome region from Bifidobacterium coryneforme includes the following:
- a CDS encoding arsenate reductase family protein: MSDTSTENPVNKPIFVCYKPCSTCAKARTWLRSQGIDFLERDIKGENPTFEELDTWQRLSGLPVKRFFNTSGQLYRSMGLSGKLPEMSREAALRLLSTDGMLVKRPILVDGSTVLVGFRQPQWEQWWTDTNENPHKS; the protein is encoded by the coding sequence AAACCCAGTGAACAAGCCGATTTTTGTCTGCTACAAGCCCTGTTCGACCTGTGCCAAGGCGCGTACCTGGCTCAGGTCTCAAGGGATCGATTTCCTCGAACGTGACATCAAAGGAGAAAATCCCACGTTCGAGGAGCTGGACACATGGCAAAGGCTGAGTGGACTGCCGGTAAAGCGGTTCTTCAACACATCCGGGCAACTCTACCGATCCATGGGACTGAGTGGGAAGCTGCCGGAAATGAGCAGGGAGGCGGCCCTGCGTCTCCTGTCCACCGATGGGATGCTGGTCAAGCGCCCTATTCTGGTCGACGGGTCCACGGTGCTGGTCGGGTTCCGTCAACCACAGTGGGAGCAATGGTGGACCGATACGAACGAGAATCCTCACAAATCTTGA